The Streptomyces phaeolivaceus genome has a window encoding:
- a CDS encoding aminoglycoside phosphotransferase family protein has protein sequence MEMHADQLTVSPETVRVLVERQFPEWRGLSVRGIAAQGTVNAVFRIGDRFAARFPLEPAGVEATRHWLESEAEAARELAGRTRFPTPEPVALGEPGAGYPLPWSVQTWLPGVVAADEDPGESVAFARDLADLIGELRAIDARGRTFTGTGRGGDLRSHDAWMETCFGHSEHLLDVSRLRRLWATLRELPRGTAEDTMAHRDLIPGNVLVSGGRLTGLLDVGGFGPADPSLDLVSAWHLLEAGPRKVLRDHLGSDDLEWERGKAWAFEQAMGLVWYYVDSNPVMSRTGRRTLNRILTDEPPAARR, from the coding sequence ATGGAGATGCACGCCGACCAGCTGACGGTGTCGCCCGAGACGGTGCGTGTTCTGGTGGAGCGGCAGTTTCCCGAGTGGCGGGGGCTGTCGGTCAGGGGCATCGCGGCGCAGGGGACGGTCAACGCCGTCTTCCGTATCGGCGATCGGTTCGCGGCCCGGTTCCCCCTGGAGCCCGCGGGCGTCGAGGCGACGCGGCACTGGCTGGAGTCCGAGGCGGAAGCGGCTCGCGAGCTGGCGGGCCGCACGCGTTTCCCCACGCCCGAGCCGGTCGCGCTCGGTGAACCCGGGGCGGGCTACCCGCTGCCGTGGTCGGTGCAGACGTGGCTGCCCGGTGTCGTGGCCGCCGACGAGGACCCGGGCGAATCGGTCGCGTTCGCCCGCGACCTGGCCGATCTCATCGGCGAACTGCGCGCGATCGACGCCCGTGGCCGCACGTTCACCGGCACCGGTCGCGGAGGCGATCTGCGGTCCCATGACGCGTGGATGGAGACCTGCTTCGGACACAGCGAACACCTCCTGGACGTCTCCCGGCTGCGCCGCCTCTGGGCGACCCTGCGTGAACTGCCGCGAGGCACGGCCGAGGACACCATGGCCCATCGCGATCTGATCCCCGGCAACGTGCTCGTGTCCGGCGGCCGGCTCACGGGGCTTCTCGACGTCGGCGGCTTCGGACCGGCCGACCCCTCGCTGGATCTGGTGAGCGCGTGGCATCTGCTCGAAGCCGGGCCGCGCAAGGTGCTCCGCGACCACCTCGGCAGCGACGACCTCGAATGGGAGCGGGGCAAGGCGTGGGCCTTCGAGCAGGCGATGGGACTGGTCTGGTACTACGTCGACAGCAACCCCGTCATGAGCCGGACGGGCCGCCGAACCCTGAACCGCATCCTGACGGACGAGCCGCCCGCCGCCCGCCGCTAG
- a CDS encoding LLM class F420-dependent oxidoreductase, with product MQLPVQSQSTLYAEPWEAEAGPEDLAEIARAADRSGFAYIAGCDHVAIPRRLAPAMSTVWYDPVATLAYLAAVTERVRLLSHVAVVGLRHPLLTAKQYATLDHLSGGRLILGVGAGHVREEFEALGVDFGRRGPVLDECVDALRAALGPDEFPSHHGKLYDFEGLGQRPRPAQDRIPVWVGGSSPAAVRRAAVRGDGWLPQGDPRDRLPDQIARLRHLREEAGVTDPLTIGAIAEPLYLGAPTWNVGRRTLTGPPSAVAESLRAYKAMGVHQIQVRFRSRSRDELTDQMREFGERVAPLL from the coding sequence ATGCAGCTCCCCGTCCAGTCGCAGAGCACCCTCTACGCCGAGCCCTGGGAGGCGGAGGCCGGGCCGGAGGATCTGGCGGAGATCGCGCGCGCCGCCGACCGGTCGGGCTTCGCGTACATCGCCGGCTGCGACCACGTGGCCATCCCACGCCGTCTCGCCCCCGCGATGAGCACGGTCTGGTACGACCCGGTCGCCACGCTCGCCTACCTGGCCGCCGTCACCGAACGGGTCCGGCTGCTCAGCCATGTCGCGGTGGTCGGCCTGCGCCACCCGCTGCTCACCGCCAAGCAGTACGCCACCCTCGACCACCTCTCCGGCGGCCGGCTGATCCTCGGCGTGGGCGCCGGTCACGTACGGGAGGAGTTCGAGGCGCTCGGCGTCGACTTCGGGCGCCGGGGGCCCGTCCTGGACGAGTGCGTGGACGCGCTGCGGGCCGCGCTGGGCCCGGACGAATTCCCGTCCCACCACGGCAAGTTGTACGACTTCGAGGGCCTGGGCCAGCGCCCCCGCCCGGCCCAGGACCGTATCCCGGTATGGGTCGGCGGCTCGTCCCCCGCCGCCGTACGCCGGGCCGCCGTACGGGGTGACGGCTGGCTCCCGCAGGGCGACCCCCGCGACCGCCTGCCCGACCAGATCGCCCGCCTCCGTCATCTGCGCGAGGAGGCCGGCGTCACCGACCCCCTCACCATCGGCGCGATCGCCGAGCCCCTCTACCTCGGCGCCCCGACCTGGAACGTCGGCCGCCGCACCCTCACCGGCCCGCCGTCCGCCGTCGCGGAGTCCCTGCGGGCGTACAAGGCGATGGGCGTGCACCAGATCCAAGTGCGCTTCCGCAGCCGTAGCCGGGACGAACTCACAGACCAGATGCGGGAGTTCGGGGAGCGGGTGGCCCCGTTGCTGTGA
- a CDS encoding sulfite exporter TauE/SafE family protein: MSETSEILLVLLAGLVAGTLNAVGGGGTFVALPALVAAGLPPVTANAASTIALLPGSVAGAWVSRHEITQVGAASTRALTLTSVLGGGLGAVLLLVLPSSSFDVAVPWLLAFATVVLAFGRPVLRLLGAGPERLGGLGSGALLTGQFLLSVYGGYFGGAVGILMLALWSLGLGLDPATANPMRIAQVTAVYLSAAGLFLVASDALATPWLLVSMLTGAVAGGAAGARLALHLPARALRAVVLGTAATMTLLYFLRA; encoded by the coding sequence ATGTCGGAGACGTCGGAGATCCTCCTCGTGCTGCTGGCTGGTCTCGTCGCCGGCACGCTGAACGCCGTCGGCGGCGGGGGCACGTTCGTGGCGCTGCCCGCGCTGGTCGCGGCGGGGCTGCCGCCGGTGACGGCGAACGCGGCGTCCACCATCGCGCTGCTGCCCGGTTCGGTGGCCGGCGCGTGGGTCTCCCGGCATGAGATCACCCAGGTCGGGGCGGCGTCCACGCGGGCGCTGACGCTGACCAGTGTGCTGGGCGGCGGCCTCGGCGCGGTCCTTCTGCTGGTGCTGCCGTCGTCGTCGTTCGACGTCGCCGTGCCCTGGCTGCTGGCCTTCGCCACGGTCGTGCTCGCCTTCGGGCGTCCTGTGCTGCGGCTGCTCGGGGCGGGGCCGGAACGGCTGGGCGGGCTGGGGAGCGGGGCGCTGCTGACCGGTCAGTTCCTGCTCTCCGTCTACGGCGGATACTTCGGCGGGGCCGTGGGCATCCTGATGCTGGCCCTGTGGAGTCTCGGGCTCGGGCTGGACCCCGCCACGGCCAATCCCATGCGGATCGCCCAGGTCACCGCGGTCTACCTCAGCGCCGCCGGGCTGTTCCTCGTCGCCTCGGACGCGCTCGCCACGCCGTGGCTGCTCGTCTCCATGCTCACGGGCGCCGTCGCCGGCGGCGCCGCCGGAGCGCGCCTCGCCCTCCACCTCCCCGCCCGCGCGCTCCGGGCGGTCGTCCTGGGCACGGCGGCGACGATGACCCTGCTGTACTTCCTCCGCGCATAG
- a CDS encoding amidohydrolase family protein, with translation MDTMETSATDSATAPDPTPAPAAAGTPAADPPFPKIISVDDHTVEPPNVWQDRLPKKYLDIGPRVVRAPLKEMTFLGGRFKPVMGAPGDDGPIGDWWVYEDLHRPLTRLDTAVGYSRDEIKLEIITYEQMRPGSYDVPRRLADMDVNHVQSALCFPTFPRFCGQTFTEAADHELGLLGVRAYNDWMVEEWCGPEARGRLIPLTLIPLWDAELAAAEVRRNAARGVRAVAFSEIPPHLGLPSVHTDEWDPFFAACDETGTVVAMHIGSSSRMPSTSADAPPAVGSTITFANCCFSMVDWLMSGKFERFPHLKVMYAEGQIGWIPYILERADVVWEENRGWGGVADKVHRPPSELFAEHVYGCFFDDAFGLRNLDAIGVGNVLYETDYPHSDSTWPESRQVGEAQMGHLDADVVDRIVRRNAIELLGLTEDGLWAG, from the coding sequence ATGGACACCATGGAGACGAGCGCCACGGATTCCGCCACCGCCCCCGACCCCACTCCCGCCCCCGCCGCCGCAGGCACCCCCGCCGCCGACCCGCCCTTCCCGAAGATCATCTCCGTCGACGACCACACGGTGGAGCCGCCGAACGTCTGGCAGGACCGGCTCCCCAAGAAGTACCTGGACATCGGGCCCCGCGTGGTCCGCGCGCCGCTGAAGGAGATGACGTTCCTCGGTGGCCGCTTCAAGCCCGTGATGGGCGCCCCCGGCGACGACGGCCCGATCGGCGACTGGTGGGTCTACGAGGACCTGCACCGCCCGCTGACCCGCCTGGACACGGCGGTGGGCTACAGCCGGGACGAGATCAAGTTGGAGATCATCACCTACGAGCAGATGCGCCCCGGCTCGTACGACGTCCCGCGGCGCCTCGCGGACATGGACGTCAACCACGTGCAGTCGGCGCTGTGTTTCCCTACCTTCCCGCGTTTCTGCGGGCAGACGTTCACCGAGGCCGCCGACCATGAGCTGGGGCTGCTCGGAGTGCGGGCCTACAACGACTGGATGGTGGAGGAGTGGTGCGGGCCGGAGGCGCGGGGCCGGCTGATCCCCCTCACCCTCATCCCGCTCTGGGACGCCGAGTTGGCGGCGGCGGAGGTGCGTCGCAACGCGGCCCGGGGGGTCCGGGCGGTGGCCTTCTCCGAGATACCCCCGCATCTGGGTCTCCCGTCCGTCCACACCGACGAGTGGGACCCCTTCTTCGCGGCCTGCGACGAGACCGGCACGGTGGTGGCGATGCACATCGGGTCGTCGAGCCGGATGCCGTCCACGTCCGCCGACGCGCCGCCCGCCGTGGGGTCGACCATCACCTTCGCCAACTGCTGCTTCTCGATGGTCGACTGGCTGATGAGCGGCAAGTTCGAGCGCTTCCCCCACCTCAAGGTCATGTACGCGGAGGGCCAGATCGGCTGGATCCCGTACATCCTGGAGCGCGCGGACGTCGTCTGGGAGGAGAACCGGGGCTGGGGCGGCGTCGCGGACAAGGTCCACCGGCCGCCGTCGGAGCTGTTCGCGGAACATGTCTACGGGTGCTTCTTCGACGACGCGTTCGGGCTCCGCAATCTGGACGCGATCGGTGTCGGCAACGTGTTGTACGAGACCGACTACCCGCACTCCGACTCCACCTGGCCCGAGTCGCGGCAGGTCGGTGAGGCGCAGATGGGGCACCTGGACGCGGACGTCGTCGACCGCATCGTCCGACGGAACGCGATCGAGTTGCTCGGGTTGACGGAGGACGGACTCTGGGCGGGGTAG
- a CDS encoding AfsR/SARP family transcriptional regulator has translation MGGEPGVPEVGGPRVPEQRVAVDAEIPEPDPQDSTELRFSVLGPVRAWRGAEPLATGSPQQRALLAALLLREGRTATANELIDALWGDDPPSQALAAVRTYASRLRKVLSPGVLVSESGGYAVRALSGGALDLAVAQELATDAEKAKNSGDLCHARHLLNKALGLWDGEVLASLPGPYAETQRARLDEWRLQLVETRLDMDLEQGCHAEAVSELTALTAAHPLRERLRELLMLALYRSGRQAEALAVYADTRRLLADELGVDPRPGLRELQQRILRADPGLAEPSAPLAPEPTAGPVRPAQLPATVPDFTGRAAFVGDLSRALAEASGAEGQVMAVSALAGIGGVGKTTLAVRVAHRARPDFPDGQLYVDLQGAGSRPAEPETVLGSFLRALGTADSAIPDSLEERAALYRSVLDGRRVLVLLDNARDAAQVRPLLPGTAGCAALVTARVRMVDLAGAHLVDLDVMSPDEALQLFTKIVGEERVAAERKAALDVVAACGFLPLAIRIAASRLAARRTWTVSVLAAKLADERRRLDELQAGDLAVKATFELGYGQLEPAQARAFRLLGLADGPDISLAAAAAVLDLPPEDTEDVLEILVDTSLLESAAPGRYRFHDLVRLYARACAERDEQPRTERESAMSRLLDFYLATASQVYAIERPGDRLVDHLEPTDYPGLRFTEGSAALDWLYNEAACLLARVRQSAGTDRLRRAVDLLWAAKDLTESGANSHQYEATARAMCDATRAAGDARAEGRARMMLTNVLLVSGRIQQAEEQARLAMGLAASAQDDRAISWVSNDRGIISLHQGRYADGKTFLEQAIEGYRKAGNRPGVALSLCNLSRAHLGMGSITKAVEIAEQGLAAQLEIGRTMRLANGHFTLGIALTRAGRHTEALSQFSDALGIFGDHRQRLWEGVTNFRIAEAHLAARRPAQAAQYSEQALALGVIGGDRMRGNVLTLLGRALFVLGQADRARACWRDALGLYEQTGGAIEANEVRTLLATPRAA, from the coding sequence ATGGGCGGTGAACCGGGAGTGCCGGAGGTCGGTGGGCCGCGAGTGCCGGAGCAAAGGGTTGCCGTGGACGCTGAGATTCCGGAACCGGACCCCCAGGACTCGACGGAGCTGCGCTTCAGCGTGCTCGGCCCCGTACGGGCCTGGCGCGGGGCCGAGCCCCTGGCCACCGGTTCGCCCCAGCAACGCGCCCTGCTGGCCGCGCTGTTGCTACGCGAGGGCCGCACGGCCACCGCGAACGAGCTGATCGACGCGCTGTGGGGCGACGATCCGCCGTCGCAGGCGCTGGCCGCCGTACGGACGTACGCCTCGCGGCTGCGCAAGGTGCTCTCCCCGGGCGTGCTGGTCAGCGAGTCCGGCGGGTACGCGGTCCGCGCGCTGTCCGGCGGCGCGCTGGACCTGGCCGTGGCCCAGGAGTTGGCGACGGACGCGGAGAAGGCCAAGAACTCCGGGGACCTGTGCCATGCCCGCCATCTACTGAACAAGGCGTTGGGGCTGTGGGACGGGGAGGTCCTGGCGAGCCTTCCGGGGCCGTACGCGGAGACGCAGCGGGCCCGTCTCGACGAGTGGCGTCTCCAACTCGTCGAGACCAGGCTGGACATGGACCTGGAGCAGGGCTGCCACGCGGAGGCGGTCTCGGAGCTGACCGCCCTCACCGCCGCGCACCCTTTGCGGGAACGGCTGCGCGAACTGCTGATGCTGGCGCTGTACCGCAGCGGACGGCAGGCGGAGGCCCTCGCGGTGTACGCCGACACGCGCCGGCTGCTGGCCGACGAGCTGGGCGTGGACCCGCGTCCGGGGCTGCGGGAGTTGCAGCAGCGCATCCTGCGAGCGGACCCGGGCCTCGCGGAACCGTCCGCGCCGCTCGCCCCCGAACCCACCGCCGGCCCCGTACGCCCGGCCCAACTCCCGGCAACCGTGCCGGACTTCACCGGCAGGGCCGCGTTCGTGGGCGATCTGAGCCGGGCGCTGGCGGAGGCGTCCGGCGCCGAGGGTCAGGTGATGGCCGTGTCCGCGCTGGCGGGCATCGGCGGCGTCGGCAAGACGACCCTCGCGGTGCGTGTGGCCCATCGGGCGAGACCGGACTTCCCGGACGGGCAGCTGTACGTCGACCTCCAGGGCGCCGGTTCCCGGCCCGCCGAGCCGGAGACGGTCCTCGGCTCCTTCCTCCGCGCGCTCGGCACGGCCGACTCGGCGATCCCCGACTCCCTGGAGGAGCGGGCCGCGCTGTACCGGTCCGTCCTGGACGGCCGCCGGGTGCTGGTGCTGCTCGACAACGCGCGGGACGCCGCCCAGGTACGGCCCCTGCTGCCCGGTACGGCGGGCTGCGCGGCCCTCGTCACCGCCCGGGTGCGCATGGTGGACCTGGCCGGGGCGCATCTCGTCGACCTCGATGTGATGTCGCCCGACGAGGCGCTCCAGCTCTTCACGAAGATCGTCGGTGAGGAGCGGGTCGCGGCGGAGCGCAAGGCCGCGCTCGATGTCGTCGCGGCCTGTGGCTTCCTGCCGCTCGCCATCCGTATCGCGGCCTCCCGCCTGGCGGCCCGCCGAACCTGGACGGTCTCCGTCCTGGCCGCCAAGCTCGCCGACGAGCGCCGCCGCCTGGACGAACTCCAGGCCGGTGACCTGGCGGTCAAGGCCACCTTCGAACTGGGCTACGGCCAGTTGGAGCCGGCCCAGGCCCGCGCCTTCCGTCTCCTCGGGCTCGCGGACGGCCCCGACATCTCCCTGGCCGCCGCGGCGGCCGTCCTCGACCTGCCGCCCGAGGACACCGAGGACGTCCTCGAAATCCTCGTCGACACCTCCTTGCTGGAGTCCGCGGCCCCGGGCCGCTACCGCTTCCACGACCTGGTCCGCCTCTACGCGCGTGCATGCGCGGAACGCGACGAACAGCCGCGGACGGAAAGGGAGTCGGCGATGTCGCGGCTGCTGGACTTCTATCTGGCGACGGCGTCCCAGGTATACGCGATCGAGCGCCCCGGCGACCGGCTCGTGGACCATCTGGAGCCCACCGACTACCCGGGCCTGCGCTTCACCGAGGGCTCCGCCGCGCTCGACTGGCTCTACAACGAGGCGGCGTGCCTGCTGGCCCGCGTCCGCCAGTCCGCCGGCACGGACCGGCTCCGCCGCGCGGTCGATCTCCTGTGGGCCGCGAAGGACCTGACGGAGTCGGGCGCCAACTCCCACCAGTACGAGGCGACGGCACGAGCGATGTGCGACGCGACACGGGCGGCGGGGGACGCGCGGGCCGAGGGGCGGGCGCGGATGATGCTGACCAACGTTTTACTGGTGTCCGGGCGCATCCAGCAGGCCGAGGAACAGGCACGGCTCGCCATGGGCCTCGCGGCCTCGGCGCAGGACGACCGCGCCATCAGCTGGGTCTCCAACGACCGGGGGATCATCTCCCTGCACCAGGGCCGGTACGCGGACGGCAAGACGTTCCTGGAGCAGGCCATCGAGGGCTATCGCAAGGCGGGCAACCGCCCCGGTGTGGCACTCAGTCTGTGCAACCTCTCCCGCGCCCACCTGGGCATGGGCAGCATCACCAAGGCGGTCGAGATCGCCGAGCAGGGCCTCGCGGCCCAGTTGGAGATCGGCCGGACGATGCGTCTGGCCAACGGCCACTTCACCCTGGGGATCGCGCTGACCCGGGCGGGGCGGCACACCGAGGCACTCAGCCAGTTCTCCGACGCGCTGGGCATCTTCGGCGACCACCGGCAGCGGCTCTGGGAGGGCGTGACCAACTTCCGTATCGCCGAAGCCCATCTGGCCGCCCGGCGCCCCGCGCAGGCGGCCCAGTACTCCGAACAGGCCCTCGCCCTGGGGGTCATCGGCGGCGACCGGATGCGCGGGAATGTGCTGACCCTCCTGGGCCGTGCCCTCTTCGTCCTGGGCCAGGCCGACCGTGCCAGGGCCTGCTGGCGCGACGCGCTGGGCCTCTACGAGCAGACCGGCGGCGCGATCGAGGCGAACGAGGTCCGCACGCTCCTCGCGACCCCCCGGGCGGCGTGA